A region from the Euleptes europaea isolate rEulEur1 chromosome 13, rEulEur1.hap1, whole genome shotgun sequence genome encodes:
- the APLN gene encoding apelin — MGVRRWLLALLLLWLALSPGSGGPLTETSDDGKEPREGHIRNLVHPKGVRSAVGHRPNGWRKYRRPRPRLSHKGPMPF; from the exons ATGGGCGTGCGGCGCTGGCTGCtggcgctgctgctgctctggctgGCTCTCAGCCCCGGCTCCGGAG GACCTTTGACTGAAACATCTGATGATGGGAAGGAGCCCAGGGAAGGGCACATCCGGAACCTGGTGCATCCCAAAGGAGTCCGGAGTGCTGTGGGACATCGACCGAATGGCTGGCGGAAATATCGGCGTCCTCGCCCCCGCCTCTCCCATAAGGGACCCATGCCTTTCTAG